Below is a genomic region from Miscanthus floridulus cultivar M001 chromosome 1, ASM1932011v1, whole genome shotgun sequence.
AGAAGAAAAAGCAATCCAGAATCTTAGAACTTAGAAGTCATCACAGTTCACAGCATCACAGAAGTGCCGCGGGGTGGGCGACTGCGGTTCGAGTCTTTTCGATCGGGTAGATCCATACTATATGTTCCCTGGGGAATAAAAATCCATTAGTGAGCTTGTCAAAGTTTTTTAATCTTTACTATCAATAAATTAAGGATTATTAGCATGTTACATTATTACCTCGTAACTATGATGGCAAGATTAGTTTTGATATGTACTAATATATGTTGATTAGTGCACATTTATGTGGAAATTAAGATAGTAGTagtgctaattaacatattttattttttattagtaattACCATGGTAACAAACTTTCAACCAGTCAGCCTAACTAATCGCCGTAGTATCATGAAAGGAGAACCTTTTTTTTAACTGAAAGGAGAACCTAGGGTTCCTAACTTTTGACCAGTCAGTCTAACCAATCGCCTTCCTATATGGAAAGGAAGGAGGCACAGCTTCAAAGTGGCTTCAAAATGCAACCAGACAAAAATCAAAAATCAAACTTGTCGCATATAGTTTACAAACTTGACAAAAAATTCTGTGCAACTTTTCAGCGTTGCATATAGTTTACAAACTTGACAAAAATCAAGCTTGACCatttaattaaaaaaaatacatcacCATAATGATGAATACCAGCAGTGGAGTCTACTTAGCATCATCATCGCTGTTTTGTGACGAATCTGAATCTTGACCAAACACTGTTTCATCAACGTCTTCATCCTCCTCTTCGTCAGACTGGAAAGCAGCATCCTGCATCTCCTCTGATGTCGGCTCAGACATGTTACTAGCAGCCTTGTCGACCTGATGGAATTCAAATAAACACATGATCATTCGGTTTAGTCATTAACTGAAACATTAGAATTTATGGGTTATCTTTCAATGATTCAGTGTTGGATATGGATGAAAACCTGAGCCATTATTAACCGAAGCCGGCCAGAAAGCTTCAGCAAATCTTCAGTAGCTTTGTATCTTTCTGCACACATCTGCAAATGAAGGAATAATAAGTTTTTCTGCGCACATCTGTGAATGCCTTGTTGGCCACAACTTGCCTGTGTTGACTAAGATTGGTCTGGTGTCAGGTTTGTTCCAGCCTGCCAATAGATATCAATCTTACTATCTTAGGTCATATTTTGGCAAATTCAGTTGAATTAAACCTCCcattttcagcaatatcaaaactTGCGAAGCATGGTGTAATTTAGTGCTGGAACCAAAACAAAAGGATAAAGCAAACACATAATGTTTCATGATGTTAAGGCCCTTTTTCgagtatttttttttttcaaagttCATGGGAAACAAGTAAAATCGCACCAAATACTATGAAATTCTCGTTTTTCAGATGATGCCTTAATGTGACACAATACTGTGCTGTTTCTCACCAAATCTATTAGCCAGCCACATTTTATTACTCTCACAATGTTTGTCCATAGAACATCACTCGAACCAACAGAATAAGTTTGAGTTCAAAACATCAATGTGAATGACCACGCAAACCTCAGTTTGATAACATGATACAACCACCTCTTATTTCAAAGCATTTAATTAGGGGTATGAAGGAAATATGGCAATAACTACTCTCCTGGTAGCCTCAATGAACAAACATTGTGGGACACAATTACATATTCACCTGACGCCATGGACAAACATAgcaaaacggagggagtagtaactTAAGGTAGTTTGACTTAGATAACTCCAGAAGTTAATTACATGATACAACCACCTCTCATTATATAGCATGATGTCTCCCATATCTATCTCTTTGCGTTAGAGGCACTATACCTTGTGCAGGTTGCTAATTACTTTTGTTGATTCCTCAGAGGGAATAAAACGGCCATGAATGACTAACAGGCAGTATATCCAGCGCAATACAACTTCTGTGCTACCAGATCTGTGGAAACATCAACAAACAGGGCAAAATACATAATTACACGATGCATGAGAAAGCACGGAGAATAGACATGTAAATTGAGTCTTGAGCACCTTGTTATCCATGCAGATACTAAATTCTCAAGAAGTTTGCAAGCATCTCCAGGTTTCAATGATCTTAGATGACCTCGAATCTGTCAAAAGAACAGATCATCATGAACAGTGTACAATAGACATGCAAATAGATTATATGATTGAATATGGAAAAGAAATTCAATTCCACAAACCTTCTTACTGGGTAAATTAGCATTGAATTTTATGCTGCCATCACCAAACAGATCGGACAAAATATCAGAGGGAATGCCAGGATGGCCCTTCATGCTCTCATCTACTCTAGTGTCAATAATGCCACACTCCCTCATCATATCCTCGATGCATATGCTGTCATCTTCGATTCTTTGCACAGGAACTAAACAAACAAATGAGTAAATGTAGTTATGGAAATGTTTAAGACAGCCACACACTGAGAAATAAATAAATCAACCATACATGTAAAATTCAGTGAAACCAAAAGTAAATGCTAGTGAATAACAACCTACAATATGTATATGTGATGGGAAAACAACTGCTTATGTAAGTTCAACATACCCAGACTGCTGCGTTTCCTTACTATGCTGTACagaaaagaataaaaaactaTCAATATGTCATTTACCTCTTTTATGAATAGATCTTGTAGTGGTGAGGTCACTATGAATCTCCGGCTCCACATCATCACTGGGTTTTGTTACACCatgtttccttttcttttcctgtGTATGGAGCTTTGGAAGAGGAAGGATAGCATCTTCAGCATTGGCTCGGTCTAGAGCAGTTACAATTTCTATAAgaaaaaaaaaaattaagattTAGCCCAAGAGTAGCTACCAAAACTCAAAAAGGTGCATCCATGCTTCGCTCATTTAAGAATCGCACAAATTTAGTGCACAAACTAGTAGCTGACTTAGCTACTAAAAAATTTAAAGGGGTTATCATTTGTGTAACTCCCAAAAAGAAAGTGAAGTGAAGAAGCAAGATAAAATTTTCAACATAACTAACGAACATTCTCACTATACCTTGCTTTTTCACAGAATGGCCTTTCTTTGTCATGGTGGTTTGAGTATTTGGCAAGAGAACACCATCTTGAGAAATGCCCAAATTAATATCCGTACCATAACAAACCAAAAGTTTATCAAAAGATGGTTTCACTACAGACCCATAAGCCAGTAGGACATGGGCAGAATTAGGTCCATCCACTCCTTGAAGTTTTGCGGCAAATATCGAGAATGCCTGATGAACTGTTGACACAGATGACTCAGACAATACGATCTTGGTCGGCTTCTTATTACGCAGGTCATCCACATCATTTGCAGACCAGAAATAGCAGACACCAATCTCAGAAATAGCCAAAATGTGTATTTCTCCTTCATCTGAACATTTACAGTCCACAAATATTGCTGGGTGCTCCATCGACAGGATACAGTTTGAGCTCTGGGTTTTCCCACTGCCCAGCTTCCAAATGGCAATATAGCGTTCCCCAACTCCAGATGACAAAACATACTGGCTATCATTGCTAAAAACCATGCTCCTCACAGCAACCTATGAAGTTTTCATGGGTGCATGCAATAAAAAAAGATGGGTACTTAGATACAGAGGGGACATATCTCTAAACAGTAGTCCTGAAAGAGGAACACCAATAGGTAAGAGAAAGCAAGAGATACTCACTGGATGTCCAGAGAATTTTTTAATCTTTTTGTTGCTGGAAGTGTCAAAGGTCCTCAACTGGCCAGCTGCTGTTGCTAACACATTTCCATCTGACATAATCAAGTACAAGCTGCATGTAGTTAAAATTAAGTGGTGGAACTTTGCTGGATATGGATTGCATATACAAGCAAAAAATGCATATATAGAAGATGGATCCTACCAAGGACCTTGGCAAAAACAAGGTGCACATGTAACTAAATAAACATTTCAGCAAGCAGCATAAATGATATATCAATACCTGTAACTTATCAATTGATGAATAATAATGTTAGATTTCCATTTCCACAAAAACATCATAAGTGTCAATATATCGTCTCATAATGCAGATAGACAGATATTCTTCACTGAGTTCATGTGCCAAGTGTTAAATCTATAGGCCAATCTACCAGATATAATCCTGTTACATCTATAGCCACCGCGGATACATTGAAACCTAGTGTTGGTTCGTACACAGCAATCAGAGCAGTGTTACATCCAAAAGACACAATTTATGAGAGCAAGCGCAGTAGAGACAACATAGTCACAAACTAAGAAGTCATTTCACAGTTGAGATACCTGATGACACAGCTAATGCAGATATTGCCTTTGAAGAGGATTTAAATTTCCCGACAACAGCCCCATCAGAGGCATCAATCCTACAGACCATGCCATCAGCGCCTGCCGTGTACACACTCCGCCCATGTTTTGAGTATGCTACAACCGTCACGCCCCTAAACACAACATGTACTCCAATGTAAGTGAGCATAACTGAGATGAAGCTTTCAGAGATTAACCTTAGCAGCAAAAATATAAACAGGGACAGGGCCAAAGATACAATATGAGTATGCTTCACAACATGTGTAGCCATTTTTAATGTTACTTGTTAGTATGGTCATTAGGTGTAGCTAGTGGTTTTGACTGGGTTGGCTTTGGTTTGCACAGATTAGATACTGCCATACTGGTTACCATTATGGGTTGGTTTGGATTGGGCCAGCGGTTTAGACAGTGTGGAACCACCATCCGCTGCAGGAATGTAGTTACTTGCGTATCAACAACGGTCTTCt
It encodes:
- the LOC136496181 gene encoding uncharacterized protein; this encodes MAPVAAPIRDLLTSFSPSADFLALSSGDGRIKVWDAVRGRLQTEFADIPAVEAGAGAVAESKRGHLALDYTCMKWVQLSSKKKRKAGSSLIVLGTGSGDVLALDVAAGDWKWKVSDCHPGGVTVVAYSKHGRSVYTAGADGMVCRIDASDGAVVGKFKSSSKAISALAVSSDGNVLATAAGQLRTFDTSSNKKIKKFSGHPVAVRSMVFSNDSQYVLSSGVGERYIAIWKLGSGKTQSSNCILSMEHPAIFVDCKCSDEGEIHILAISEIGVCYFWSANDVDDLRNKKPTKIVLSESSVSTVHQAFSIFAAKLQGVDGPNSAHVLLAYGSVVKPSFDKLLVCYGTDINLGISQDGVLLPNTQTTMTKKGHSVKKQEIVTALDRANAEDAILPLPKLHTQEKKRKHGVTKPSDDVEPEIHSDLTTTRSIHKRVPVQRIEDDSICIEDMMRECGIIDTRVDESMKGHPGIPSDILSDLFGDGSIKFNANLPSKKIRGHLRSLKPGDACKLLENLVSAWITRSGSTEVVLRWIYCLLVIHGRFIPSEESTKVISNLHKMCAERYKATEDLLKLSGRLRLIMAQVDKAASNMSEPTSEEMQDAAFQSDEEEDEDVDETVFGQDSDSSQNSDDDAK